In the Geobacter sp. FeAm09 genome, one interval contains:
- a CDS encoding sigma-54-dependent Fis family transcriptional regulator, whose protein sequence is MKLGDLDLRELLSFNPEGGVIELLGERALLFNAFAMGQLRKELIDTLGMFAARSILTRFGYANGWRTAMNIRLNMPEVWKDSKDSAGSRLHSLTGLTGVHHNTRTDGAGGRPLIESVWDDCYEAEQHLLHIGRAEEPVCWSEVGFASGFSSYVEGKEVVFIEDQCRGKGDATCHVTARYKENWGPEVEPHLVYYRMESSAALLKELSDKLRCTENKLKKRQKQLAFLEGVDTPPLIMTRSQAMRNAVDIAWRVAKVDSAVMITGESGVGKELMAHFIHDQSARAARPFVAVNCGALTETLLESELFGHAKGSFTGADKDRVGLFEAAAGGTLFLDEIGEVSPGMQVKLLRALQEHEVRRVGENKSRPVNVRVVAATNRNLADEITAGRFRQDLYYRLRVIELQVPPLRERNEDILPLARFFLTKIAHGQGRPITGFTPNAADQLLRYDWPGNVRELQNAVEYAVAMCQDSQIDISDLPCELRAMLLKPVVSGCIRPLEEIERDYILGVLHAVGDNKAQAASELNIGLATLYRKLKEYEAQDMT, encoded by the coding sequence ATGAAACTTGGCGATTTGGACTTGCGGGAGTTGCTTTCCTTCAATCCCGAGGGGGGCGTGATCGAGCTGTTGGGCGAGAGAGCGCTGTTGTTCAACGCGTTCGCCATGGGGCAGTTGCGCAAGGAGCTTATCGATACCCTGGGGATGTTCGCCGCGCGGAGCATCCTCACCCGCTTCGGCTATGCCAACGGCTGGCGCACGGCCATGAACATCCGCCTCAACATGCCGGAGGTGTGGAAGGATTCGAAGGACTCGGCCGGTTCGAGGCTCCACTCGCTGACCGGCCTGACCGGGGTCCATCACAATACGCGTACCGACGGGGCGGGGGGCAGGCCGCTCATCGAATCCGTCTGGGACGACTGCTACGAGGCGGAGCAGCACCTGCTGCACATCGGCCGGGCCGAAGAGCCGGTCTGCTGGTCGGAGGTCGGGTTTGCCAGCGGTTTTTCGTCCTACGTGGAAGGGAAAGAGGTCGTCTTCATCGAGGACCAGTGCCGCGGCAAGGGGGACGCCACCTGCCACGTCACGGCCCGCTACAAGGAGAATTGGGGGCCGGAGGTCGAGCCCCACCTGGTCTACTACCGGATGGAGTCGTCTGCCGCACTGCTGAAGGAGTTGAGCGACAAACTCCGCTGCACGGAAAACAAGCTGAAAAAACGGCAGAAGCAGTTGGCCTTCCTGGAAGGGGTCGATACCCCGCCCCTCATCATGACCCGCAGCCAGGCCATGCGCAATGCCGTTGATATCGCCTGGCGCGTGGCCAAGGTCGATTCCGCGGTGATGATCACCGGGGAGAGCGGCGTGGGCAAGGAGCTCATGGCCCACTTCATCCACGACCAGTCCGCCCGGGCCGCCCGCCCCTTCGTGGCCGTCAACTGCGGCGCCCTCACCGAGACCCTCCTGGAGAGCGAGCTGTTCGGCCACGCCAAGGGCTCCTTCACCGGCGCGGACAAGGACCGGGTCGGGCTCTTCGAGGCGGCCGCCGGGGGGACCCTGTTCCTGGACGAGATCGGCGAGGTGTCCCCCGGCATGCAGGTCAAGCTGCTGCGCGCCCTGCAGGAGCACGAGGTGCGGCGCGTGGGCGAGAACAAGTCCCGCCCCGTCAACGTGCGGGTGGTGGCGGCCACCAACCGCAACCTGGCGGACGAGATCACCGCCGGCCGCTTCCGCCAGGACCTGTACTACCGCCTGCGGGTGATCGAGCTGCAGGTCCCCCCCCTGCGGGAGCGCAACGAGGACATCCTCCCCCTGGCCCGTTTCTTCCTTACCAAGATCGCCCACGGCCAGGGGCGGCCCATCACCGGGTTCACCCCCAACGCCGCCGACCAACTGCTCCGCTACGACTGGCCGGGCAATGTGCGGGAGTTGCAGAACGCCGTGGAGTACGCCGTGGCCATGTGCCAGGACAGCCAGATCGACATCAGCGACCTGCCGTGCGAGTTGCGGGCCATGCTGCTGAAGCCGGTGGTGTCGGGCTGCATCCGTCCCCTGGAGGAGATCGAGCGGGACTACATCCTGGGGGTGCTCCACGCGGTGGGGGACAACAAGGCCCAGGCCGCCAGCGAGCTGAACATCGGCCTGGCCACGCTCTACCGCAAACTCAAGGAATACGAGGCCCAGGATATGACCTGA
- a CDS encoding Crp/Fnr family transcriptional regulator has product MMIRRAFDPELATRIVKEVPLFGSFSDREIAALLEKTAIYSYHKDEIIIHADERLEQMYIILKGRARVVELSSSGEERVMAFRHRADYFGDMGLLDGKTDFATVIAVEPCKVLLITKATFDEFFLNNNEALRQVITVLCRRLRESWLFHNVIGINDAESKIRATLAHYSATLGTRNSHGIIINSVFSQQSIADRVQITRETVTRVLRKMREQHEIEMVGRHFKLMPPFFDKYRQSQLYRNLSSNF; this is encoded by the coding sequence ATGATGATCAGAAGAGCGTTTGACCCGGAACTGGCAACCAGGATCGTCAAGGAGGTCCCGCTGTTTGGCAGCTTCTCCGACCGGGAGATCGCCGCACTGCTGGAAAAGACCGCAATCTACAGCTATCACAAGGATGAGATCATCATCCATGCCGACGAACGTCTGGAGCAGATGTACATCATTCTGAAGGGGCGGGCCAGGGTCGTCGAGCTGTCGAGCAGCGGCGAGGAGCGGGTCATGGCGTTCCGCCACCGGGCCGATTATTTCGGCGATATGGGGCTTCTGGACGGCAAAACCGATTTTGCCACGGTGATTGCCGTGGAGCCGTGCAAGGTCCTGTTGATCACGAAGGCCACGTTCGACGAGTTTTTCCTGAACAACAACGAGGCGCTGCGCCAGGTCATCACCGTGCTGTGCCGCCGCCTGCGGGAAAGCTGGCTCTTCCACAACGTCATCGGGATCAACGATGCCGAGTCGAAGATCAGGGCCACCCTGGCGCACTACAGCGCGACGCTGGGGACCCGCAACAGCCACGGCATCATCATAAACTCCGTATTCTCCCAGCAGAGCATCGCCGACCGGGTTCAGATCACCCGGGAAACGGTAACCAGGGTGCTGCGCAAGATGCGGGAGCAGCACGAGATCGAGATGGTGGGGCGGCACTTCAAGCTGATGCCCCCGTTTTTCGACAAGTACCGCCAATCCCAACTGTACAGGAACCTCTCCTCCAATTTTTAG
- a CDS encoding DUF2844 domain-containing protein, whose translation MKRSIRGRLALLGFAVGILVLPRQGAAALGGSAASVASDRAALAAVHRATTTRSAYTVQEFQSDSSTVREYVSASGVVFAVVWNGRAHPDLATLLGAYSGEYEAAAQQTARKRGLRRQQVQSEGVVVEKWGHMRNLQGRAYAPALLPTGVTIDEIK comes from the coding sequence ATGAAACGCAGTATCCGAGGCCGATTGGCCTTGCTTGGCTTTGCCGTCGGCATCCTCGTTCTCCCCCGGCAGGGGGCGGCGGCCCTCGGCGGCAGCGCCGCCTCGGTCGCGTCGGACCGCGCGGCCCTTGCGGCGGTGCATCGCGCCACCACGACCCGCAGCGCCTACACGGTCCAGGAGTTCCAGTCCGATTCGAGCACCGTGCGGGAATACGTGTCCGCATCCGGCGTGGTGTTCGCCGTTGTCTGGAACGGCCGGGCGCACCCCGATCTCGCCACGCTTCTCGGCGCCTATTCCGGCGAATATGAGGCCGCCGCGCAGCAAACCGCGCGCAAGCGGGGGCTCCGGCGCCAGCAGGTGCAGTCGGAGGGGGTCGTTGTGGAGAAATGGGGGCACATGCGGAATCTGCAGGGGAGGGCCTATGCCCCGGCATTGCTGCCGACGGGGGTAACCATCGATGAAATCAAGTAA
- a CDS encoding DUF3443 domain-containing protein: MTLLVAMALVAGCGSGNGASGTASTTTGTTDTTTSTTASASNVLAITVNGSLCSSSTSGSYVNKPCVSVTICTPGTSTCQTISDILLDTGSYGLRIFGSVLTGVSLTQVASASGGSLAECVQFGDGSALWGPVMTADVVMGGESGVQMPIQVINASFGSAPAACRSADASPTAAGFNGILGVGLFARDCGTDCVGTANNGMYYSCSGTSCTATAAELVKQVPNPVALLPVDNNGVIVQLPTVATAGAASATGSLILGIGTQTNNVPSSVTTYPADSSAEFRTTYNGTTYYSFLDTGSNGLFFPATSLLSACAVSGYSGWFCPSTNTSLSAVNAGYDGSSTGTVSFTIGNAVTMFNSSNMVFPALGGSMSGGFDWGLPFFLGRSVYVGIEGTGSTLGTGPYWAY; encoded by the coding sequence ATGACGCTCCTCGTTGCCATGGCCCTCGTTGCCGGCTGCGGCTCGGGCAATGGCGCCTCCGGCACCGCCAGCACCACGACCGGCACCACCGATACGACCACCAGCACCACCGCCAGCGCGAGCAATGTGCTCGCCATCACCGTGAACGGCTCCCTCTGCTCCAGCAGCACATCAGGCTCCTATGTGAACAAGCCGTGCGTCAGCGTGACCATCTGCACCCCCGGCACCTCCACTTGCCAGACCATCAGCGACATCCTGCTGGATACGGGCAGCTACGGGCTGCGCATCTTCGGCAGCGTCCTGACCGGGGTGAGCCTCACCCAGGTCGCCAGCGCCAGCGGCGGGTCGCTGGCCGAATGCGTCCAGTTCGGCGACGGCTCGGCGTTGTGGGGGCCGGTCATGACGGCGGATGTGGTCATGGGGGGGGAGTCCGGCGTCCAGATGCCGATCCAGGTGATCAACGCCAGCTTCGGCTCCGCTCCCGCGGCCTGCCGGAGCGCCGACGCCAGCCCGACGGCGGCGGGCTTCAACGGCATCCTGGGGGTGGGGCTGTTCGCGCGGGATTGCGGCACCGACTGCGTCGGTACGGCCAACAACGGCATGTACTACTCCTGCAGCGGCACGAGTTGCACCGCCACCGCGGCGGAGCTCGTCAAGCAGGTGCCCAACCCGGTGGCGCTGCTCCCGGTGGACAACAACGGTGTGATCGTGCAGCTCCCCACGGTGGCCACGGCCGGAGCCGCCTCGGCCACCGGCTCGCTCATCCTGGGGATCGGCACCCAGACCAACAACGTCCCCTCGTCGGTGACCACGTACCCTGCCGACTCGTCTGCCGAGTTCCGCACGACCTACAACGGCACGACCTATTACAGCTTTCTGGACACCGGCTCCAACGGCCTGTTCTTCCCGGCCACGAGCCTCCTGTCCGCCTGTGCCGTCTCCGGCTATTCCGGCTGGTTCTGCCCCTCCACGAACACGAGCCTGAGCGCCGTCAATGCCGGGTATGACGGCTCGTCCACCGGCACCGTTTCCTTCACGATCGGCAACGCCGTCACCATGTTCAACTCCTCCAACATGGTGTTCCCCGCCCTTGGGGGGAGCATGAGCGGCGGTTTCGACTGGGGCTTGCCCTTCTTTCTGGGGAGGAGCGTCTACGTGGGGATCGAGGGGACGGGTTCCACCCTGGGGACCGGGCCGTACTGGGCCTACTGA
- a CDS encoding response regulator: MNGKILIVEDEDKLAALLHDYLQQNGFEAHRLGNGLDVVAWVREHAPTLILLDLMLPGRDGIEICKDVRTFSSVPIIMVTARVEEIDRLLGLELGADDYICKPFSPREVVARVKSVLRRAGSEQTIQAEGLILDESRYRATLTGSDLELTAVEFKLLQFLVASPGRIYSRQQLMDQIYHDQRTVSDRTIDSHIKKLRKKIANVAPDVELIHSVYGVGYKFEVL; the protein is encoded by the coding sequence ATGAATGGAAAGATACTGATCGTCGAAGATGAAGACAAACTGGCGGCCCTGCTGCACGACTACCTGCAGCAGAACGGCTTCGAGGCCCACCGCCTGGGCAATGGCCTGGATGTGGTCGCCTGGGTGCGGGAGCACGCACCCACCCTCATTCTCCTGGACCTGATGCTGCCGGGCCGCGACGGCATCGAAATCTGCAAGGACGTCCGCACCTTCTCCAGCGTGCCGATCATCATGGTCACCGCCCGCGTCGAGGAGATCGACCGCCTGCTCGGCCTCGAACTGGGGGCCGACGACTATATCTGCAAGCCGTTCAGCCCCCGGGAGGTGGTGGCGCGGGTCAAGTCGGTGCTGCGCCGGGCCGGGAGCGAACAGACGATCCAGGCGGAAGGACTCATCCTGGACGAGTCGCGTTACCGGGCCACCCTCACCGGCAGCGACCTGGAGCTTACGGCGGTGGAATTCAAGCTGCTGCAGTTCCTGGTCGCCAGCCCGGGACGCATCTACAGCCGGCAGCAGCTCATGGACCAGATCTACCACGACCAGCGCACCGTGAGTGACCGCACCATCGACAGCCACATCAAAAAGCTGCGGAAAAAGATCGCCAACGTGGCCCCCGATGTGGAGCTGATCCATTCGGTGTACGGCGTGGGCTACAAATTCGAGGTACTGTAA
- a CDS encoding ATP-binding protein, translating into MKIRIAYRLFLVILAAAILTVLSTFFIMQWTVEQGFRRYLHSVEQTQFARLAVRLEAGYAAQGSWDYLKNDPEQWFRLLMETFQQGHPRPPEERPKGGPHLGEGGREPRQFPPDHLPREIGRLFLLLDANKHPIFAPPETPADATLKPLQYNNKTVGYLGFLPHKRLPDDFQRRFLKDVQSALSLIAGTIVLLAAGLALPLATRLVRPIKALAAATERLASGEYATRVPIASADELGQLARGFNSLALTLEKNEQTRRQWVADISHELRTPLAILRGEIEAVQDGIRPATPEAIDSLHGEVLRLEHLVNDLYQLSLSDVGALTYRKEELELDALLTAVLATYRPQFAAREITVTAAIPRQEKDVVFGDPERMRQLFANIFENALKYTDPGGTIAVRLTCGTEQAVIDIEDSAPGVPPSDLERLFERLYRVEASRNRAAGGAGLGLAICRNIVEAHAGTITAHPSPLGGVWLRIELPLTGRC; encoded by the coding sequence ATGAAGATCCGCATCGCCTACCGCCTCTTCCTGGTGATCCTGGCGGCCGCCATCCTGACCGTGCTCAGCACGTTCTTCATCATGCAGTGGACCGTGGAGCAGGGGTTCCGGCGCTACCTGCACAGCGTGGAGCAGACCCAGTTCGCCCGGCTGGCGGTGCGCCTGGAGGCGGGCTATGCTGCCCAGGGGAGCTGGGATTACCTGAAGAACGACCCGGAGCAGTGGTTCCGGCTCCTCATGGAGACCTTTCAGCAGGGGCACCCCCGCCCCCCCGAGGAGAGGCCGAAGGGCGGCCCCCACCTGGGCGAGGGAGGCCGGGAACCGCGGCAATTCCCCCCGGACCACCTCCCCCGGGAGATCGGCCGGCTGTTCCTCCTGCTGGACGCGAACAAGCACCCCATCTTCGCCCCGCCGGAGACCCCGGCCGACGCGACCCTCAAACCGCTGCAATACAACAACAAGACCGTGGGCTACCTGGGGTTCCTGCCCCACAAGCGGCTTCCCGACGACTTCCAGCGCCGCTTTCTCAAGGACGTGCAATCGGCCTTGAGCCTCATAGCCGGCACCATCGTACTCTTGGCCGCGGGGCTCGCCCTTCCCCTGGCAACCCGCCTGGTCCGGCCGATCAAGGCCCTGGCCGCGGCCACGGAGCGGCTTGCGTCCGGGGAGTACGCCACCCGGGTGCCCATAGCGTCGGCGGATGAACTGGGCCAGCTTGCCCGGGGCTTCAACTCCCTGGCCCTGACCCTGGAAAAGAACGAGCAGACGCGGCGCCAGTGGGTGGCCGACATCTCCCACGAACTGCGCACCCCCCTGGCCATCCTGCGGGGCGAAATCGAGGCGGTTCAGGACGGCATCCGCCCGGCGACCCCGGAGGCCATCGACTCCCTCCACGGGGAGGTCCTGCGCCTGGAACACCTGGTGAACGACCTCTACCAGCTCTCCCTCTCGGACGTGGGCGCGCTGACCTACCGCAAGGAGGAACTGGAACTGGATGCCCTCCTGACGGCGGTGCTCGCCACCTACCGCCCCCAGTTCGCCGCCCGGGAGATCACCGTGACCGCCGCCATCCCCCGGCAGGAAAAGGACGTGGTGTTCGGCGACCCCGAGCGCATGCGCCAGCTTTTCGCCAATATCTTTGAAAACGCCCTGAAATATACCGATCCGGGCGGCACGATCGCCGTCCGCCTGACCTGCGGGACGGAACAGGCCGTCATCGACATCGAGGATTCGGCCCCCGGCGTGCCCCCCAGCGACCTGGAGCGGCTGTTCGAGCGGCTCTACCGGGTGGAGGCCTCCCGCAACCGGGCCGCCGGCGGCGCCGGACTCGGCCTGGCCATCTGCCGCAATATCGTCGAAGCCCATGCAGGGACCATTACCGCCCACCCCTCACCACTGGGAGGGGTCTGGCTCAGAATAGAACTACCGTTGACGGGGAGATGCTGA
- a CDS encoding Spy/CpxP family protein refolding chaperone encodes MKRQIMVGVLLAATAIGANGVWAGAAGEGGPRGMDERGMGGPGMMPPPPSEEMVAHMAQRLKLTAEQQTKIKALFAAEREKNAPLQQKMAEYHKQLRDAAHAATFDEAAVRAVATKKAQTEVELVVAFERTRSQVNALLTPEQRALADKCPPPPPQRGQGPEGRCHCGHGPGHMPPPPCDDGPGKDGDRMPGPGPGPAEERK; translated from the coding sequence ATGAAACGGCAGATCATGGTAGGTGTTTTGCTGGCGGCGACGGCGATCGGCGCCAATGGCGTCTGGGCCGGAGCGGCCGGCGAAGGCGGACCGAGGGGCATGGACGAGCGGGGCATGGGGGGGCCGGGGATGATGCCGCCGCCTCCGTCCGAGGAGATGGTCGCCCACATGGCCCAACGGCTCAAGCTGACCGCTGAGCAGCAGACGAAGATCAAGGCGCTGTTTGCGGCCGAGCGGGAAAAGAATGCGCCCCTGCAGCAGAAGATGGCTGAATACCACAAGCAGCTCCGCGATGCGGCCCATGCCGCGACCTTCGACGAGGCGGCCGTCCGCGCCGTTGCAACGAAGAAGGCCCAGACCGAGGTGGAGCTGGTCGTCGCCTTCGAGCGGACGCGCAGCCAGGTCAACGCCCTGTTGACCCCGGAGCAGCGCGCCCTTGCCGACAAATGCCCGCCCCCGCCTCCCCAGCGCGGCCAGGGGCCCGAAGGCCGGTGCCACTGCGGGCACGGACCGGGCCATATGCCGCCGCCCCCCTGCGATGACGGCCCTGGGAAAGACGGCGATCGGATGCCGGGCCCCGGTCCCGGTCCCGCCGAGGAACGGAAATAG
- a CDS encoding PDZ domain-containing protein, giving the protein MALFGQREYVRETDPARLDIMGMAVTEIDQVSALRSGMELVTGIIVMAVRWGGPADLAGVTTGDIISEVDGRPTRTIRELTETLAAHEARTPIRLLFRRVGTWRYLALPYEEESPGGSEGSYCY; this is encoded by the coding sequence ATGGCATTGTTCGGTCAGAGGGAATACGTGCGGGAAACAGACCCGGCCCGGCTCGATATCATGGGCATGGCCGTCACGGAAATAGACCAGGTCTCTGCCCTGCGAAGCGGGATGGAGCTGGTGACGGGGATCATCGTCATGGCGGTCAGGTGGGGCGGCCCGGCCGACTTGGCCGGGGTGACCACCGGCGACATCATCTCCGAGGTGGACGGCAGGCCCACCAGGACCATCAGGGAGTTGACGGAGACCCTGGCCGCCCACGAGGCCCGGACGCCGATCCGACTGCTGTTCCGGCGCGTCGGCACCTGGCGGTATCTCGCCCTGCCGTACGAAGAGGAGAGCCCGGGCGGCAGCGAAGGCTCCTATTGTTACTGA
- a CDS encoding CerR family C-terminal domain-containing protein: MTKKDSVTTRERLLDAATAVFTEVGYRGATVAEICKRGGANISAVNYYFGSKKALYREAWLHAFGEAMKAHPPDGGVTAAAPAEERLRGQVAAIMARIADGNCRDFAIAQMELTNPTGLLEDIMRSELVPLRDKTLAVVRELLGPRASDVQVQFCEVCIVGMCVNPLLMEKNRRGGGKGGPLDDLEAFADHVVKFSLAGMAAIRGRA, encoded by the coding sequence ATGACTAAAAAAGACAGCGTCACGACCCGGGAAAGACTCCTGGATGCCGCAACCGCGGTGTTCACGGAAGTGGGGTACCGGGGTGCGACCGTGGCCGAGATCTGCAAGAGGGGCGGGGCCAATATCTCCGCCGTCAACTACTATTTCGGCAGCAAGAAGGCCCTGTACCGGGAGGCGTGGCTCCACGCCTTCGGCGAGGCCATGAAGGCGCATCCCCCCGATGGGGGGGTGACCGCGGCCGCGCCGGCCGAGGAGCGGCTGCGGGGGCAGGTCGCGGCGATCATGGCGCGGATCGCCGACGGGAACTGCCGGGATTTCGCCATCGCCCAGATGGAGCTCACCAATCCCACCGGCCTTCTGGAGGACATCATGCGCTCGGAGCTCGTCCCCCTGCGGGACAAGACCCTGGCCGTGGTGCGGGAACTGCTCGGGCCCCGCGCTTCCGACGTCCAGGTGCAGTTCTGCGAGGTGTGCATCGTCGGCATGTGCGTCAACCCGCTGCTGATGGAAAAGAACAGGCGCGGGGGCGGCAAGGGCGGCCCCCTGGACGACCTGGAAGCGTTTGCAGACCATGTGGTGAAATTTTCCCTGGCCGGGATGGCAGCCATTCGCGGCCGGGCATAG
- a CDS encoding efflux RND transporter periplasmic adaptor subunit gives MTKTARNRIIITLGIVVLLAGTVLLVRHFFFATPKVTYVTAGAARMDIEESVLASGILKAFKTVEVGAQVSGQLKTLHVALGDKVKKGQLLAEIDSVTQLNSLKDAEAQVENLRAQKRSSQALLKQYTLAWQRQSQMAAKDAGSQADLESAQASLDSTRHTIASLDAQIKKAVIAVDTAKANVGYTQISAPIDGVVISIDTEEGQTVVSTQTATTIITLATLDTITVKAKISEADVMRVKPGLTTYFTLLGDADTRYYSKLRAIEPGPVSSSTSSSSSSSSSSSSSSSTSSSAIYYYGLFEVPNPDNKLRVSMTAQVSIVLNQAKNALCIPASALGDKLKDGRYTVRLLRNDVPETRTIRVGINNSVYAQVLEGLQERDKVVVGDSTSVPATTTSQHPGGPPPGGRR, from the coding sequence ATGACAAAGACAGCGCGTAATCGGATTATCATCACCCTGGGCATCGTCGTGCTCCTTGCGGGCACGGTGCTTTTGGTCAGGCATTTCTTCTTCGCCACGCCCAAGGTTACCTATGTCACCGCCGGCGCCGCCCGCATGGACATCGAGGAGAGCGTGCTGGCCAGCGGCATCCTCAAGGCCTTCAAGACGGTCGAGGTGGGCGCCCAGGTGTCCGGGCAGCTGAAGACGCTGCACGTGGCCCTGGGGGACAAGGTCAAGAAGGGGCAGCTGCTGGCCGAGATCGACTCGGTGACCCAGTTGAACTCCCTCAAAGACGCGGAGGCCCAGGTGGAGAACCTGCGCGCCCAGAAGCGCTCCTCCCAGGCGCTCCTGAAACAGTATACCCTGGCCTGGCAGCGCCAGAGCCAGATGGCGGCCAAGGATGCCGGTTCCCAGGCGGACCTGGAGAGCGCCCAGGCGTCGCTGGACAGTACGCGCCACACCATCGCCTCCCTGGATGCCCAGATCAAGAAGGCGGTGATCGCCGTGGACACGGCCAAGGCCAACGTGGGGTACACCCAGATCAGCGCGCCCATCGACGGGGTCGTCATCTCCATCGATACGGAGGAGGGGCAGACCGTGGTCTCCACCCAGACGGCCACCACCATCATCACCCTGGCCACCCTGGACACCATCACCGTGAAGGCCAAGATCTCCGAGGCGGACGTCATGCGGGTCAAGCCCGGCCTGACCACCTATTTCACCCTGCTGGGGGATGCGGATACCCGCTATTACAGCAAGCTGCGGGCCATAGAGCCGGGACCGGTTTCCAGCAGCACCAGCAGTAGCAGCAGCTCCAGCAGCAGTTCCAGCAGCTCCAGCAGCACCAGTTCGTCGGCGATCTATTACTACGGTCTGTTCGAGGTCCCCAACCCGGACAACAAGCTGCGGGTCTCCATGACCGCCCAGGTGTCCATCGTGCTGAACCAGGCGAAGAACGCCCTGTGCATCCCCGCCTCGGCCCTGGGGGACAAGCTCAAGGACGGCCGCTACACGGTGCGGCTCCTGCGCAACGATGTGCCGGAAACCCGCACCATCCGGGTCGGCATCAACAACAGCGTCTACGCCCAGGTGCTGGAAGGGTTGCAGGAGCGGGACAAGGTCGTGGTGGGGGACAGCACCTCCGTGCCGGCGACCACCACCAGCCAGCATCCCGGCGGGCCGCCGCCGGGGGGGAGGCGCTGA